From the genome of Candidatus Promineifilum breve, one region includes:
- a CDS encoding CBS domain-containing protein yields MATVNQMLMSKGSEVYSIAPDATVLEALHLMAEKDIGALVVIDGDRLAGIFSERDYARKIALQGKSSRTTPIWAVMTDEVICVSPDLPADKCMVIMTDKRIRHLPVLADGRLVGIISIGDVVKSIMSEQQVLIRHLEDYILS; encoded by the coding sequence ATGGCGACGGTCAATCAGATGCTGATGAGCAAGGGCAGTGAGGTCTACTCCATCGCCCCCGACGCGACGGTGCTGGAGGCGTTGCACCTCATGGCCGAGAAGGATATCGGCGCGCTGGTCGTCATCGACGGCGACAGGCTGGCCGGCATCTTCTCCGAGCGCGACTACGCCCGCAAGATCGCCCTGCAGGGCAAATCATCGCGCACCACGCCCATCTGGGCCGTGATGACCGACGAGGTCATCTGCGTCTCGCCCGACCTGCCGGCCGACAAGTGCATGGTCATTATGACCGACAAGCGCATCCGCCACCTGCCCGTGCTGGCCGACGGCCGCCTGGTGGGCATCATCTCCATCGGCGACGTGGTCAAGTCGATTATGTCGGAGCAACAGGTGTTGATTCGGCATTTGGAAGACTACATCCTTAGTTAA
- a CDS encoding ParA family protein, with the protein MRVFALYNIKGGVGKTAAAVNLAYLAARDGRSTLLWDLDPQGAASYCLQIDPKVKGGRKALLRGKSPVAKLIKPTAYDNLELLPSDFSYRNMDLELSDAKRPERRFRKLLEPLEEHYHTVFLDCPPGLTLTTESMFGAADTLLAPVIPAALSLRTLGLIEEFLAREELTRLRTLAFYSMVDRRKTLHRQLVDARHADPRFLFTTIPYASDVERMAERRAPVGEFAPRSAAAAAYESLWKEVEGRRT; encoded by the coding sequence GTGAGAGTTTTCGCGCTGTATAACATCAAGGGCGGCGTGGGCAAGACGGCCGCGGCGGTCAATCTGGCCTATCTGGCGGCGCGCGACGGCCGCTCCACGCTGCTGTGGGATCTCGACCCGCAGGGCGCGGCGTCCTACTGTCTGCAAATCGACCCCAAGGTGAAGGGCGGCCGCAAGGCATTGTTGCGCGGCAAAAGTCCGGTGGCCAAACTCATCAAGCCCACGGCCTACGACAACCTGGAGCTACTGCCCAGCGACTTCTCCTACCGCAACATGGATTTGGAATTGAGCGACGCCAAGCGGCCGGAGCGCCGCTTTCGTAAGCTGCTGGAGCCGCTGGAGGAGCATTACCACACCGTCTTCCTCGACTGCCCGCCGGGCCTCACGCTGACCACCGAGAGCATGTTCGGCGCGGCCGATACGCTGCTGGCCCCGGTCATCCCCGCCGCCCTGTCGCTGCGCACGCTGGGCCTCATCGAGGAGTTCCTGGCCCGCGAGGAGCTGACCCGGCTGCGCACGCTGGCCTTCTATAGCATGGTCGACCGGCGCAAGACGCTGCACCGCCAACTGGTGGACGCCCGCCACGCCGACCCGCGCTTCCTCTTCACGACCATCCCCTACGCCAGCGACGTGGAGCGCATGGCCGAACGGCGCGCGCCGGTGGGGGAGTTTGCGCCCCGCTCGGCGGCGGCGGCGGCGTATGAGAGTTTGTGGAAGGAAGTAGAGGGGCGGCGGACTTGA
- a CDS encoding sigma factor-like helix-turn-helix DNA-binding protein yields MGNELTAKGANALEREGALVQRFLTMTGDEETRVNEQAPVKSDDNFFTRLVAAAEATLDNWSLSILNARYGLFNRRSMTVDEIAIYSGLTAEMVRAHIDSALERLNEQGQREILEGRVDEPCARLVLYVRAAVRPEEEGATARLMTLTYKDLSHLEPLLDLPDLLALFTKEPDEQHLRSIMTRLQVLEALQSGVTITFQSEYGPAEEQEFSGLLAGVEWPPAPARLSLSEIRQFEPGLPDEETVVVQLFSSTKSNHRCQFTNSQVFNLLCHLEYNEQVVYYTERPLRVPNPFTDEGEPNFVEPSHLMALQDGRVVLIDMTPPGEVVFGLHSSRRLALRLYCMQHGYGLLVTDGRDTALSHSQWLLPSDRGFLVTLSMTTGLLTGEPAVNLGDLNLTHREMCGLVARENLFWLPGTHAVSTQPPGANRMGEVDDEDEAASEMEPDDTFTDNKVADGADNVRGSSQLMELLVNAVGLTLDEREGAIFMARFGLEDGQARTLSAVGDQFGITRERARQIIEKGFQRLTRAAKSARRRARYDEPCARLADYIRSAVNPDADDDAERLLALMRTELPQLRTLSVRDAAMLPARFLGDKETAADYAKRVRELLEAEQEVRRIEKEVARSDTRLAALLRDVLWPPEISVIAPGDFGTLVAARSVSPIMASETGAFVSGKLDRLVEYESALEHDFLQLLEGTGNVTFYQEQPFRVPYEDDGQVHHTYPDVFFVLGDGRGVVAEVAPNFEMAQKENWVKWHGLRMFCRERGYGLLITDGRRTFQSVSRHEVRLDIRHSLLAALDDGPMSWPEYQAWRDTSGITTGEFYAIVIRERLDWRLRPYRLARG; encoded by the coding sequence ATGGGCAACGAACTAACGGCAAAGGGTGCGAACGCGCTAGAGAGGGAAGGCGCGCTGGTGCAACGCTTCCTGACAATGACAGGCGATGAAGAGACTCGGGTAAACGAGCAGGCGCCAGTCAAATCAGACGACAACTTCTTCACCCGACTCGTTGCTGCGGCCGAAGCCACGCTCGATAATTGGTCGCTGTCGATTCTCAATGCCCGTTACGGCCTTTTCAACCGGCGGTCGATGACAGTTGACGAGATCGCCATCTACTCCGGGCTGACAGCCGAAATGGTTCGTGCTCACATTGACAGCGCGCTGGAACGGCTCAACGAGCAAGGGCAGCGGGAAATCTTGGAGGGCCGTGTGGATGAACCATGCGCCCGCCTGGTGCTATACGTGAGGGCGGCTGTGCGTCCGGAGGAGGAGGGTGCGACAGCACGTCTGATGACTTTAACCTACAAGGACCTCTCGCACCTGGAGCCACTGCTCGACTTGCCCGACCTGCTGGCCTTGTTCACCAAAGAACCGGACGAGCAACATCTCCGATCGATTATGACGCGGCTGCAAGTGTTAGAAGCTCTTCAATCCGGTGTGACGATTACCTTTCAGTCTGAATATGGCCCCGCTGAGGAACAGGAGTTCTCAGGCCTGTTGGCCGGTGTAGAATGGCCGCCCGCACCAGCGCGCTTGAGCTTGAGCGAGATTCGACAGTTTGAACCAGGCCTGCCGGATGAAGAAACTGTAGTCGTCCAGTTGTTTTCAAGTACCAAGAGCAACCACCGATGTCAGTTCACGAACAGCCAGGTCTTCAATTTGTTGTGCCACCTGGAGTATAACGAGCAGGTTGTCTATTACACGGAACGGCCCCTGCGCGTTCCCAATCCTTTTACCGACGAGGGTGAGCCAAACTTTGTCGAGCCATCGCATTTGATGGCCTTGCAAGACGGTCGGGTCGTGCTCATCGACATGACGCCTCCGGGCGAGGTCGTTTTTGGTCTCCATTCATCTCGCCGCCTGGCCCTGCGTCTCTACTGTATGCAACATGGGTATGGACTCCTGGTCACTGACGGTCGCGACACGGCACTTAGTCATAGCCAATGGCTCTTGCCAAGCGATCGCGGCTTCTTGGTTACCCTGAGCATGACAACCGGTCTATTGACCGGCGAACCGGCTGTTAACCTCGGCGATTTGAACCTTACCCACCGTGAGATGTGTGGGCTTGTTGCCCGTGAGAACCTGTTTTGGCTGCCGGGCACGCATGCCGTTTCCACCCAACCCCCAGGCGCGAATAGAATGGGGGAAGTGGATGATGAGGACGAAGCAGCAAGCGAGATGGAACCGGATGACACATTCACTGACAACAAGGTGGCCGATGGCGCTGATAATGTCAGAGGAAGTAGCCAATTAATGGAACTGTTGGTTAATGCCGTAGGTTTGACGCTGGATGAGCGGGAGGGAGCCATTTTCATGGCACGCTTTGGCTTGGAAGACGGACAGGCGCGAACCCTGAGCGCAGTCGGCGATCAGTTCGGCATCACTCGCGAACGGGCACGACAGATCATCGAGAAGGGCTTTCAACGCCTAACCCGCGCGGCCAAGAGCGCCCGGCGGCGCGCCCGTTATGACGAGCCTTGCGCCCGGTTGGCGGACTACATTCGCTCGGCCGTGAACCCCGACGCTGACGATGACGCCGAACGGTTGCTGGCGTTGATGCGTACGGAGCTTCCTCAGCTACGAACCCTATCCGTGCGTGATGCAGCCATGCTGCCTGCTCGATTCCTGGGAGACAAAGAGACAGCAGCGGATTATGCCAAGCGTGTCCGCGAGTTGTTGGAAGCCGAACAGGAGGTTAGGCGTATAGAGAAGGAAGTCGCGCGCTCCGATACCAGGCTCGCCGCCCTGTTAAGGGACGTCCTCTGGCCGCCGGAGATAAGCGTTATCGCGCCGGGTGATTTCGGCACTCTCGTCGCCGCCCGTTCAGTGTCGCCCATCATGGCTAGTGAGACCGGCGCGTTCGTCAGCGGCAAATTGGACCGTTTGGTCGAATATGAATCAGCCCTTGAACACGACTTTCTGCAACTGCTTGAAGGAACCGGCAACGTTACTTTCTATCAGGAGCAGCCATTCCGTGTTCCGTATGAGGATGACGGACAAGTTCACCATACCTACCCCGATGTGTTCTTCGTGTTGGGTGACGGGCGTGGCGTCGTGGCAGAGGTCGCACCGAACTTTGAAATGGCCCAGAAAGAGAATTGGGTTAAGTGGCATGGCCTGCGCATGTTCTGCCGCGAGCGCGGTTACGGTTTGCTTATCACTGATGGGCGTCGTACCTTTCAGAGCGTGAGCCGTCACGAGGTTCGCTTGGACATCCGCCACTCACTGCTGGCAGCGCTGGACGATGGTCCCATGAGCTGGCCGGAATACCAGGCTTGGCGCGATACGTCGGGAATCACGACCGGCGAGTTCTATGCCATTGTGATTCGCGAGCGGCTGGATTGGAGGCTGCGGCCGTACCGGCTGGCGAGGGGCTGA
- a CDS encoding right-handed parallel beta-helix repeat-containing protein produces MSTELNTGVGVNSAAERGWLAGLLLRRGDTLLPRLAFYYRKMAALPRPWRRQLRRKLAVTVSGAALLLALAGPVLPPALADADAPAATITVVNGEVAITNNNKCSLLEAIINARATTNGQMKADCTSGNINGPDTVSLPNGGDFVLTASHNSQFGPTGLPVITDDMTIEGHGSAIRRDETYTTPEFRIMAVDPGVNLTIRDTTISGGSSSYPYQGGGILNKGHLLIEGGTIRDNYGYWGGGIENEGNLVVIDSLITYNTSRFGGGVDNEGELVVSDSQFTHNSGEYGGGGVYSHAATTATITGSLIAENLAHYHNGGGILSSGILSIENSTVANNSAYAGGGIDATQATITGSQIIENNACNLSHQVYCLDGGGGMRVENLTLVNSTVADNTSYGGLEFAGWGGGPGGGIVINGTSTITGSTISGNRAISGYGDISDPGLPPGIGGGILIYDDVTIVNSTISGNEANYGGGILVAEGDVTLIHTTLTGNVAKYESYYNEEYYATYSASGLGGGLFVGGTFDYDASPTVSLSGSIFSGNTADTAGREIMGSASAITGNAFNVIGRNGNAGTSGFTPGATDIVPSAGLNAILSPLADNGGPTMTHALPQGSPALDRAPNASCTAAPVNGVDQRGEPRNQNGAGNASNNECDAGSFERQAGGGGGAAFLVSPSGSGTVGGVAFAPSDILKYDPAAGWSMYFDGSDVGITKNLSGFELLGNGDILMSFQARQTIPGVGSFMPQDIARFDPTTTGDNTAGAFQWALDGSTKGLSTSGEKIDALGLSAGSWAISTTGAATVPSGGGTLKAQDEDALLFDPGSGGWSAFFDGTPIPGLKAEDVNALWVDPTNGDLYISLLNAFNLSGVSGNGRDIVKLTNNGGGSYTPSLWWNGAAAGFPVNVDGVEILP; encoded by the coding sequence ATGAGTACCGAACTGAATACTGGTGTTGGAGTCAACAGCGCGGCCGAGCGTGGTTGGTTGGCCGGCCTGCTGTTGCGTCGCGGCGATACACTGTTGCCGCGACTGGCCTTTTATTATAGGAAGATGGCCGCCCTGCCGCGCCCCTGGCGGCGGCAATTGCGGCGCAAACTGGCCGTCACCGTCAGCGGGGCGGCGCTGCTGCTGGCCCTGGCCGGGCCGGTCTTGCCCCCCGCGTTGGCCGATGCCGACGCCCCCGCGGCGACGATCACCGTCGTCAACGGCGAAGTCGCCATCACCAACAACAACAAGTGCTCCCTGCTGGAAGCCATCATCAATGCCCGCGCCACGACCAACGGGCAAATGAAAGCCGACTGCACCAGCGGCAACATCAACGGGCCGGACACGGTGTCGCTGCCCAACGGCGGCGATTTCGTGCTGACCGCATCGCACAACTCGCAATTCGGGCCGACCGGGCTGCCGGTCATCACCGATGACATGACCATCGAGGGGCACGGCTCGGCCATCCGCCGCGACGAGACTTACACCACGCCGGAGTTTCGCATCATGGCCGTCGATCCGGGCGTCAACCTGACCATCCGCGATACGACCATCAGTGGCGGGAGTAGCAGTTATCCCTACCAGGGCGGCGGCATCCTGAACAAGGGACATCTGCTTATCGAGGGCGGCACAATTCGCGACAATTATGGTTACTGGGGTGGCGGGATCGAAAACGAGGGTAACCTTGTGGTGATCGACAGCCTGATCACGTATAACACATCGCGTTTTGGCGGTGGGGTCGACAACGAGGGTGAACTTGTCGTGAGCGACAGCCAGTTCACGCATAACAGTGGGGAGTACGGTGGCGGTGGCGTTTACAGCCACGCCGCGACAACCGCGACCATCACCGGCAGCCTGATCGCCGAAAACTTGGCCCACTACCACAATGGCGGCGGTATCCTGAGCAGTGGTATTCTGAGCATCGAGAACAGCACGGTTGCGAACAATTCCGCCTACGCGGGCGGCGGCATTGATGCAACGCAAGCCACCATCACCGGCAGCCAGATCATTGAGAATAATGCCTGTAATCTCTCCCACCAGGTTTATTGTTTGGATGGGGGTGGCGGCATGCGCGTTGAGAATCTGACCCTGGTCAACAGCACGGTCGCCGACAACACATCTTATGGCGGCCTGGAATTCGCCGGGTGGGGCGGCGGCCCAGGTGGCGGTATCGTCATTAACGGCACCTCCACCATTACCGGCTCGACGATTAGCGGCAACCGGGCTATTAGCGGCTATGGTGACATTTCTGATCCTGGCCTGCCGCCGGGGATTGGGGGTGGCATCCTCATCTATGATGACGTCACTATCGTCAATAGCACGATCAGTGGCAACGAGGCGAACTATGGCGGTGGGATTCTCGTCGCCGAAGGTGACGTGACATTGATCCATACCACCCTGACCGGCAACGTTGCCAAGTATGAGAGTTACTATAACGAAGAGTACTATGCTACGTACTCTGCCTCCGGGCTTGGCGGCGGCTTGTTTGTTGGCGGAACATTTGATTATGACGCCTCACCAACTGTGTCGCTGAGCGGGTCGATCTTTTCCGGGAACACCGCCGACACGGCGGGGCGCGAAATCATGGGCAGTGCATCGGCCATCACCGGCAACGCCTTCAACGTCATCGGCCGCAATGGTAACGCCGGAACGTCCGGCTTCACCCCCGGCGCGACCGACATCGTGCCCTCGGCCGGCCTCAACGCCATCCTCAGCCCCCTGGCCGACAACGGCGGGCCGACCATGACCCACGCATTGCCACAGGGCAGCCCGGCCCTCGACCGCGCGCCCAATGCCTCGTGTACGGCCGCGCCGGTCAACGGCGTCGATCAGCGCGGCGAACCGCGCAACCAGAACGGCGCGGGCAACGCGAGCAACAACGAGTGCGACGCGGGCAGCTTTGAGCGGCAGGCGGGCGGCGGCGGCGGCGCGGCCTTCCTCGTCTCCCCGTCGGGCAGCGGCACGGTCGGCGGGGTCGCCTTTGCCCCCAGCGACATCCTGAAGTACGACCCGGCGGCCGGCTGGTCGATGTACTTCGACGGCTCCGACGTGGGCATCACCAAGAACCTGAGCGGCTTCGAACTGCTGGGCAACGGCGACATCCTCATGTCGTTCCAGGCCAGGCAGACCATCCCCGGCGTGGGGTCGTTCATGCCCCAGGACATCGCCCGCTTCGACCCGACGACTACCGGCGACAACACGGCCGGCGCCTTCCAATGGGCGCTGGACGGCTCGACCAAGGGGCTATCGACCAGCGGCGAGAAGATCGACGCGCTCGGCCTGTCGGCCGGGTCGTGGGCGATCAGCACCACCGGCGCGGCCACTGTCCCCTCCGGCGGCGGCACGCTGAAGGCCCAGGACGAGGATGCCCTGCTCTTTGATCCGGGCAGCGGCGGCTGGTCGGCCTTCTTCGACGGCACGCCCATCCCCGGCCTGAAGGCCGAGGACGTCAACGCCCTGTGGGTCGACCCGACCAACGGCGACCTGTATATCAGCCTGCTCAACGCGTTCAACCTGAGCGGGGTCAGCGGCAACGGCCGCGACATCGTGAAACTGACCAACAACGGCGGCGGCAGCTACACCCCGTCACTGTGGTGGAACGGCGCGGCGGCCGGCTTCCCGGTGAATGTGGATGGGGTCGAGATTCTGCCCTAA
- a CDS encoding right-handed parallel beta-helix repeat-containing protein, giving the protein MSTELNTGVGVNSAAERGWLAGLLLRRGDTLLPRLAFYYRKMAALPRPWRRQLRRKLAVTVSGAALLLALAGPVLPPALADADAPAATITVVNGEVAITNNNKCSLMEAIINARAETNNQMKADCASGNINGPDTVSLPNGGDFVLTAPHNEQNGPTGLPVITTSMTIEGHGATIRRSTATYSHFRIMAVDPGATLTLRDTTIRDGWASPDYDDGPGGGILSRGNLVIENCTIADNYGYYKGGGIYAAGQLTITGSSVTNNWVWGSAAAGGGIFANGQTNITDSTIADNRASADDITAHGGGLYIGPDAQATISGSLINQNTASSHYDTAGAGIFVYGQATIVDSTIAENINSGNEGGGTGGGVYVTGQATISGSTIRDNVVHAFYEGYSYDLHPAYGGGLHNDGTTLVVNSTISGNTAGYGGGVVNTHEGNLTIWHTTITDNHAIQEVADYDEAGGSGGGLFSGPHYQGENCSATTLRGVIISGNTSDISAKQALFVPPTPGYCSASITVNAFNVFGQGGNAGLVGFTPGATDIVPSAGLNAILSPLADNGGPTMTHALPQGSPALDRAPNASCTAAPVNGVDQRGEPRNQNGAGNVTNNECDAGSFERQAGGGGGAAFLVSPSGSGTVGGVAFAPSDILKYDPAAGWSMYFDGSDVGITKNLSGFELLGNGDILMSFQARQTIPGVGSFMPQDIARFDPTTTGDNTAGAFQWALDGSTKGLSTSGEKIDALGLSDGLWAISTTGAATVPSGGGTLKAQDEDALLFDPGSGNWSAFFDGTPIPGLKAEDVNALWVDPTNGDLYISLLNAFNLSGVSGNGRDIVKLTNNGGGSYTPSLWWNGAAAGFPVNVDGLEILP; this is encoded by the coding sequence ATGAGTACCGAACTGAATACTGGTGTTGGAGTCAACAGCGCGGCCGAGCGTGGTTGGTTGGCCGGCCTGCTGTTGCGTCGTGGCGATACACTGTTGCCGCGACTGGCCTTTTATTATAGGAAGATGGCCGCCCTGCCGCGCCCCTGGCGGCGGCAATTGCGGCGCAAACTGGCCGTCACCGTCAGCGGGGCGGCGCTGCTGCTGGCCCTGGCCGGGCCGGTCTTGCCCCCCGCGTTGGCCGATGCCGACGCCCCCGCGGCGACGATCACCGTCGTCAACGGCGAGGTCGCCATCACCAACAACAACAAGTGCTCCCTGATGGAAGCCATCATCAACGCCCGCGCCGAAACCAACAATCAAATGAAGGCCGACTGCGCCAGCGGCAACATCAACGGGCCGGATACGGTGTCGCTGCCCAACGGCGGCGATTTCGTGCTGACCGCGCCCCACAACGAGCAAAATGGCCCCACCGGCTTGCCGGTCATCACCACCAGCATGACCATCGAGGGGCACGGCGCGACGATTCGCCGCAGCACGGCCACGTACTCCCATTTCCGCATCATGGCCGTCGATCCCGGCGCCACCCTGACCCTGCGCGACACGACCATCCGCGACGGGTGGGCCTCTCCTGACTACGACGATGGCCCCGGTGGCGGTATTCTGAGCCGTGGCAACCTGGTCATCGAGAATTGCACGATTGCCGACAATTACGGCTACTATAAAGGTGGCGGTATTTATGCCGCTGGGCAATTGACCATTACCGGCTCCAGCGTCACGAACAATTGGGTTTGGGGTTCTGCTGCGGCCGGCGGCGGGATTTTTGCCAATGGGCAAACCAACATCACGGATAGCACCATTGCCGATAATCGGGCCTCGGCAGACGATATCACTGCTCACGGCGGTGGGTTATATATCGGCCCGGATGCTCAGGCGACTATCTCCGGTAGCCTGATCAACCAGAACACAGCCTCTTCGCATTATGATACCGCCGGCGCCGGTATTTTTGTCTACGGTCAGGCGACGATTGTTGACAGCACCATCGCCGAAAACATTAATAGTGGTAATGAGGGTGGCGGTACGGGCGGCGGCGTTTATGTGACCGGGCAGGCGACGATCTCCGGTAGTACCATCCGCGACAACGTTGTCCATGCATTTTACGAGGGTTACTCCTATGATTTGCACCCGGCCTACGGCGGCGGTCTCCATAACGATGGCACGACCCTCGTTGTAAACAGCACGATCAGCGGCAATACGGCCGGTTATGGCGGCGGAGTGGTGAACACGCATGAGGGTAATTTGACGATATGGCACACCACCATCACCGATAATCATGCCATTCAGGAAGTTGCCGACTATGATGAAGCCGGTGGCAGCGGTGGTGGATTATTCTCCGGGCCTCACTATCAGGGTGAGAATTGCTCGGCGACGACACTGCGCGGAGTCATCATTTCCGGTAACACGTCCGACATTTCGGCGAAGCAGGCGCTTTTCGTGCCGCCGACACCCGGTTACTGTTCGGCGTCGATCACCGTCAACGCCTTTAACGTCTTCGGTCAGGGCGGTAATGCCGGCCTCGTCGGCTTCACCCCCGGCGCGACCGACATCGTGCCCTCGGCCGGCCTCAACGCCATCCTCAGCCCCCTGGCCGACAACGGCGGGCCGACGATGACCCATGCATTGCCGCAGGGCAGCCCAGCCCTCGACCGCGCGCCCAATGCCTCGTGTACGGCCGCCCCGGTCAACGGCGTCGATCAGCGCGGCGAACCGCGCAACCAGAACGGCGCGGGCAATGTGACCAACAACGAGTGCGACGCAGGCAGCTTCGAGCGGCAGGCGGGCGGCGGCGGCGGCGCGGCCTTCCTCGTCTCCCCGTCGGGCAGCGGCACGGTCGGCGGCGTGGCCTTCGCCCCCAGCGACATCCTGAAGTACGACCCGGCGGCCGGCTGGTCGATGTACTTCGACGGCTCCGACGTGGGCATCACCAAGAACCTGAGCGGCTTCGAACTGCTGGGCAACGGCGACATCCTCATGTCGTTCCAGGCCAGGCAGACCATCCCCGGCGTGGGGTCGTTCATGCCCCAGGACATCGCCCGCTTCGACCCGACGACCACCGGCGACAACACGGCCGGCGCCTTCCAATGGGCGCTGGACGGCTCGACCAAGGGGCTATCGACCAGTGGCGAGAAGATCGACGCGCTCGGCCTGTCGGACGGGTTGTGGGCGATCAGCACCACCGGCGCGGCCACTGTCCCCTCCGGCGGCGGCACGCTGAAGGCCCAGGACGAGGATGCCCTGCTCTTTGATCCGGGCAGCGGCAACTGGTCGGCCTTCTTCGACGGCACGCCCATCCCCGGCCTGAAGGCCGAGGACGTCAACGCCCTGTGGGTCGACCCGACCAACGGCGACCTGTATATCAGCCTGCTCAACGCGTTCAATCTGAGCGGGGTTAGCGGCAACGGCCGCGACATCGTGAAACTGACCAACAACGGCGGCGGCAGCTACACCCCGTCACTGTGGTGGAACGGCGCGGCGGCCGGCTTCCCGGTGAATGTGGATGGGCTGGAGATTCTGCCCTAA
- a CDS encoding DEAD/DEAH box helicase yields the protein MSDHQTAPGGSPFDAFNLDSRIRAGIVDAGYTIPTPIQEQAIPFVLEGRDVLGLAMTGTGKTAAFMLPILQRLTRGPLRRPRVLIVAPTRELAEQINETAAVLGRHTKIRSAAIYGGVGKGPQVAAIKRGTEILVACPGRLLDHIGAGDIDLSTIEVLVLDEADRMLDMGFLPDIKRILRYVPNREQTMLFSATMPADIRGLADAILRDPETVQVDVIAPAKTVSHALYPVPETLKSKLLHAMLEETRTSRVLVFTRTKHRAKRLAADLDKRGYRVAALQGNMTQNRRQEAMNGFKGGKYDILVATDIAARGIDVSEISHVVNYDMPDTVDAYTHRIGRTGRAAATGQAVTFAVQDDETMVRDIERVLGKPIERRRMEGFDYGAFAPESQRPAPKKSVYRSRSFHGAERGGLPAQRR from the coding sequence GTGAGCGATCACCAAACAGCGCCGGGCGGCTCGCCGTTCGACGCCTTTAACCTGGACTCGCGTATCCGCGCCGGCATTGTCGATGCCGGATACACGATTCCCACCCCCATTCAAGAACAGGCCATCCCGTTCGTGCTCGAAGGGCGCGACGTCTTGGGCCTGGCCATGACCGGCACGGGCAAGACGGCCGCGTTCATGCTGCCCATCCTGCAACGCCTGACCCGTGGCCCGCTGCGGCGGCCGCGCGTGCTCATCGTCGCCCCCACCCGCGAGCTGGCCGAACAGATCAACGAGACGGCGGCCGTGTTGGGTCGCCACACCAAGATCCGCAGCGCGGCCATCTACGGCGGCGTGGGCAAGGGGCCGCAGGTCGCGGCCATCAAGCGCGGCACGGAAATCCTGGTCGCCTGCCCCGGCCGTCTGCTCGACCACATTGGCGCGGGCGACATTGACCTGTCGACCATCGAAGTGCTGGTGCTCGACGAGGCCGACCGGATGCTCGACATGGGCTTCCTGCCCGACATCAAGCGCATCCTGCGCTACGTGCCCAACCGCGAGCAGACCATGCTGTTCTCGGCCACTATGCCGGCCGACATCCGCGGCCTGGCCGACGCCATCCTGCGCGACCCGGAAACGGTGCAGGTCGACGTCATCGCCCCGGCCAAGACTGTCTCCCATGCCCTCTACCCGGTGCCGGAGACGCTGAAATCGAAGCTGCTCCACGCCATGCTGGAAGAGACGCGCACCAGCCGCGTGCTGGTCTTCACCCGCACCAAGCACCGCGCCAAGCGATTGGCGGCCGACCTGGACAAGCGCGGCTATCGCGTGGCCGCCCTGCAGGGTAACATGACCCAGAACCGCCGGCAGGAAGCCATGAACGGCTTCAAGGGCGGCAAGTACGACATCCTCGTCGCCACCGACATCGCCGCGCGGGGCATCGACGTGAGCGAGATTTCCCACGTGGTCAACTACGACATGCCCGACACCGTGGACGCCTATACCCACCGCATCGGCCGCACCGGCCGGGCGGCGGCCACCGGCCAGGCGGTCACCTTCGCCGTGCAGGACGACGAGACCATGGTGCGCGACATCGAGCGCGTGCTGGGCAAGCCCATCGAGCGCCGCCGCATGGAAGGCTTCGACTACGGCGCCTTCGCCCCCGAAAGCCAGCGCCCCGCGCCGAAGAAGAGCGTCTACCGCTCGCGCAGTTTTCATGGCGCGGAGCGGGGTGGGCTGCCGGCGCAACGGCGGTAA
- a CDS encoding N-acyl homoserine lactonase family protein — MTDNAVTRLYLMQVGSMPQYGIPIVCYLVQTADGGHILIDSGLPAIIPADAADFENGRDVIEQLAGLGLRPDDIDTVISTHYDGDHAGRHAAFTRAQYVVQRAHHADAATNPRYADIRAEWDQPLARIRLVDGDTTLRPGLTLIETSGHVPGHQSVLLRLPQTGAVLLTIDAVPFAAGFSRDLPDDGGDPDAAAVHASTIKLLDLVEREQIGLVIFGHDEAQWATLKQAPAFYE; from the coding sequence ATGACCGACAACGCCGTAACCCGCCTCTACCTCATGCAAGTCGGTTCCATGCCCCAATACGGCATCCCCATCGTCTGCTATCTGGTGCAGACGGCCGACGGCGGCCATATCCTGATCGACAGCGGGCTGCCGGCGATCATCCCCGCCGACGCGGCCGATTTCGAGAACGGGCGCGACGTGATCGAGCAGTTGGCCGGCCTGGGCCTGCGCCCCGACGACATCGATACCGTCATCTCCACCCATTATGACGGCGACCATGCCGGGCGGCACGCGGCCTTCACCCGGGCGCAATACGTGGTGCAGCGCGCGCATCACGCCGACGCGGCGACCAACCCGCGCTATGCCGATATTCGCGCCGAATGGGATCAGCCATTGGCCCGCATCCGGCTGGTGGACGGCGACACGACACTGCGGCCGGGGCTGACGCTGATCGAGACCAGCGGCCACGTGCCGGGGCATCAATCGGTGCTGCTGCGCCTGCCCCAGACGGGGGCGGTCCTGTTGACCATCGACGCCGTGCCCTTCGCCGCGGGCTTCAGCCGCGACCTGCCCGACGACGGCGGCGACCCCGACGCGGCGGCCGTCCACGCCAGTACGATTAAATTGCTCGATCTGGTCGAACGGGAGCAGATCGGGCTGGTGATTTTCGGCCATGACGAGGCGCAGTGGGCAACCCTCAAACAAGCGCCCGCGTTCTACGAGTAA